A single region of the Candidatus Bipolaricaulota bacterium genome encodes:
- a CDS encoding alkaline phosphatase family protein — translation MKNTEKKPIFFDIPADAVLPDYDGYSIAAIPGLISTAFGAPDPRAAALHAAVEHVIPDGIEKVVLLVLDGVGYDHLERILAAHPELALHRLIDSGAMLPITSVFPPTTVSALTTYSTGLTPQEHGMVGYRLYLRETSTITNMIRMSVLGSGKGDSALDEGIDPKTFLGVSTLYSRLRRAGVESHILIGKHISGSGLSSIIYDGKEKVHGTVTLSDMLVSARRILMRTQGKTFLSLYWGAPDGIAHTYGPWTDEFTAELRAIDAAIERELIGQVENTLLIISADHGFVPMRESDYHDLTAIPELEHALLLPPLGEPRASYLYLREGTRKRVMAAFEEHLEDGLVVIDSDTALASGLFGVGPVREAVRDRIGDLIVVSTGPAAILHPYKDAIKLKGMHGGLTRDEMLVPLIVAKL, via the coding sequence ATGAAAAATACAGAAAAGAAACCGATTTTCTTCGATATCCCCGCTGACGCTGTCCTCCCGGACTACGACGGCTACTCGATCGCCGCCATCCCCGGCCTGATCAGCACGGCATTCGGAGCACCAGATCCCCGCGCTGCCGCGCTGCACGCGGCGGTGGAACACGTCATCCCGGATGGGATCGAGAAGGTCGTTCTCCTTGTTCTCGACGGGGTCGGGTACGACCACTTGGAAAGGATCCTCGCCGCCCATCCCGAGCTCGCCCTCCACCGGCTGATCGATTCCGGTGCGATGCTTCCGATCACGTCGGTCTTCCCCCCGACCACGGTGAGCGCCCTCACTACCTACAGCACCGGTCTCACCCCGCAGGAGCACGGGATGGTCGGATACCGCCTCTACCTGCGGGAGACATCGACGATCACCAACATGATCCGCATGTCCGTGCTCGGGAGCGGGAAGGGGGACTCCGCTTTGGATGAAGGGATCGATCCCAAGACGTTTCTTGGGGTTTCCACCCTGTACTCCCGCCTGCGCCGGGCCGGGGTCGAGTCGCACATCCTCATCGGGAAGCACATATCCGGGAGCGGGCTTTCGTCGATCATCTACGACGGGAAGGAGAAGGTGCACGGGACGGTGACCCTGTCCGACATGCTCGTAAGCGCGCGTCGGATCCTGATGCGGACACAGGGGAAGACGTTTCTCAGTCTGTACTGGGGAGCACCGGACGGGATCGCTCACACCTACGGTCCGTGGACCGACGAGTTCACCGCCGAGCTGCGGGCGATCGATGCGGCGATCGAGCGCGAGCTCATCGGACAAGTCGAGAATACGCTTCTTATCATCAGCGCCGATCACGGGTTTGTCCCGATGCGGGAATCCGATTATCACGATCTTACCGCCATTCCTGAGCTTGAGCACGCCCTCCTCCTCCCCCCGCTCGGGGAGCCGCGCGCCTCCTACCTCTACCTGCGCGAGGGAACGCGCAAACGGGTTATGGCCGCGTTTGAAGAGCACCTCGAAGACGGGCTTGTGGTGATCGACTCCGATACCGCATTGGCGAGCGGTCTGTTCGGGGTCGGGCCGGTGCGGGAGGCAGTGCGTGACCGAATCGGTGACCTGATCGTCGTCTCCACCGGTCCGGCAGCGATCCTTCATCCGTACAAGGACGCGATCAAGTTGAAGGGGATGCACGGCGGGCTGACGCGCGACGAGATGCTCGTCCCGCTGATCGTGGCGAAACTTTAG
- a CDS encoding HAD family hydrolase has product MNKTVIGFDMDGVLLDSDDFSPGGWIVEAFMRTLRDFGIPETEENAKRLYISNLRREGEEFCAEFGIPDVKTLWAQRERNYLAGKLAAIESGRVTLFPDVAVLEELAREYPLAIVSNSPQEIVDLVVDKFSLDRLFRLWIGRGHDWDGLDFVKPAPHQLQRMMKELGADRGYYVGDQPDDVTAARAAGLVPILLDRSGADGDIRSLYELPEFIARHAPLPQE; this is encoded by the coding sequence GTGAACAAGACGGTGATCGGATTCGACATGGACGGGGTCCTCCTCGACTCGGACGATTTCTCCCCAGGAGGGTGGATTGTCGAGGCGTTCATGCGGACACTGCGTGACTTCGGAATTCCGGAGACCGAGGAGAACGCCAAGCGCCTCTACATCTCGAACCTGCGCCGTGAGGGGGAAGAGTTCTGTGCCGAGTTCGGGATCCCGGACGTCAAGACCCTGTGGGCGCAGCGTGAACGCAACTACCTCGCCGGCAAGCTCGCTGCAATCGAGTCGGGGCGGGTGACCCTGTTCCCCGATGTCGCAGTACTGGAGGAACTGGCGCGGGAGTACCCGCTGGCGATCGTGAGCAACTCCCCGCAGGAGATTGTCGATCTGGTGGTGGACAAGTTCTCCCTCGACCGGCTGTTCCGCCTGTGGATCGGGAGAGGGCACGACTGGGACGGACTCGACTTCGTCAAGCCCGCCCCGCACCAGCTCCAGCGAATGATGAAGGAGCTCGGGGCTGACCGCGGGTACTACGTCGGCGACCAACCGGATGATGTCACCGCGGCCCGCGCGGCTGGGCTCGTCCCGATCCTGCTCGACCGCTCCGGTGCGGACGGTGATATACGAAGCCTGTACGAGCTCCCCGAGTTCATTGCCCGCCACGCTCCGCTCCCGCAGGAGTAG
- a CDS encoding saccharopine dehydrogenase NADP-binding domain-containing protein codes for MGRAIAYDLLQHEEVTALIIADRERKRAEALVEWLADRRATAMRLDVSAPRAAREAMNGCAVAVSAVPYFFNFTLAQAAVEARVNFCDLGGNPKIVAEEFGLDDQAKQAGVTLIPDCGLAPGLVNVLAAAAVEALGGMADSVRIRVGGLPQHPRPPLDYQIVFSPYGLINEYMEEATILHNGEPATVPSLTGLEEISFPPPYERLEAFHTAGGSSTLPLTMRGRVKDLDYKTIRYPGHLAKVKAIADLGFFDREPREIDGVEVVPRALAVRLFQEKLSFDEPDVVLLRVTARRGERAVGYEMVDLYDPRTGLSAMMRTTGFPIAEIAYMLGAGEITARGVLPQEECVPHQEFIARLVSHGLKLERTVSE; via the coding sequence ATGGGCAGAGCTATCGCCTACGATCTTCTCCAGCACGAGGAGGTAACTGCGCTAATCATCGCCGATCGGGAGAGGAAGCGTGCTGAGGCGCTCGTTGAGTGGCTTGCCGACCGCCGTGCTACTGCGATGCGGCTCGACGTGAGTGCCCCCCGCGCTGCTCGCGAGGCAATGAATGGCTGTGCCGTCGCGGTGAGCGCGGTCCCGTACTTCTTCAACTTTACCCTTGCGCAGGCGGCGGTCGAGGCGCGGGTCAATTTTTGCGACCTCGGGGGAAACCCAAAGATCGTGGCCGAGGAATTCGGACTCGACGACCAGGCGAAGCAAGCAGGGGTGACGCTGATCCCTGACTGCGGGCTTGCACCCGGGCTGGTGAACGTCCTTGCCGCCGCCGCGGTCGAGGCGCTAGGTGGAATGGCGGACAGCGTACGAATCCGCGTCGGCGGGCTCCCACAGCACCCACGTCCCCCGCTCGACTACCAGATCGTCTTCTCTCCCTACGGCCTGATAAACGAGTACATGGAAGAAGCGACGATCCTCCACAATGGTGAGCCTGCCACCGTCCCTTCCCTCACCGGGCTGGAAGAGATATCGTTCCCTCCGCCGTATGAACGCCTGGAGGCGTTCCATACCGCCGGAGGAAGCTCCACCCTTCCGCTGACGATGCGCGGCCGAGTCAAGGATCTTGACTACAAGACGATCCGCTATCCCGGTCACCTGGCGAAGGTGAAGGCGATCGCCGACCTTGGGTTCTTCGATCGTGAACCCCGCGAGATCGACGGAGTGGAGGTCGTCCCGCGGGCCCTTGCGGTCCGCCTCTTTCAGGAAAAGCTCTCGTTCGACGAACCGGACGTGGTGCTACTGCGGGTGACCGCCCGCCGGGGGGAGCGCGCCGTGGGGTACGAGATGGTCGACCTGTACGACCCGCGAACCGGTCTTTCGGCGATGATGCGGACCACCGGGTTCCCAATCGCCGAGATCGCGTACATGCTCGGAGCAGGGGAGATCACCGCCCGCGGTGTCCTCCCACAGGAGGAATGCGTTCCGCACCAGGAGTTCATCGCCCGGCTCGTCTCCCACGGCCTCAAACTGGAAAGGACGGTATCGGAGTGA
- the polX gene encoding DNA polymerase/3'-5' exonuclease PolX yields MKNKLVARILYEIADLLELEGVPFKPRAYRRAAQAVESCSTPIEDLVAAGKLSELPGVGKAIADKIEEIVKTGKLAYHEELKKKLPIDLYSLTRVDGVGPKTAKLLYEALGVRNLDDLERAARAGKIREIKGLGKKTEEKILRGLAEARRTEARMPLGHAYPIADELRRRLRKTGLFTRLEVAGSLRRGMETIGDLDILGTASDPNAAAAAFVGLPDVEEVIAHGPKKSSVRLSSGLQVDLRIVPEESFGAALQYFTGSKAHDIALRARAVARGWKLNEYGLFDEGGKVLARKTEAEIYARLGLSFIPPELREDQGEIAAAEAGNLPKLVEQSDIRGDLHVHTDWSDGRAPLAVMVAEARKRGLSYIAVTDHAKFSQMIPGLTPDEIRRQIEEIARLNGELDGFRILTGIEANILPDGSLDLPNEVLRELDIVIAAVHSHFHLDRDAMTARLIRAVENEHVSILAHPTGRKIGEHPAYDADWDEVFRHAAQAGTALEINANPIRLDLNGTLVRRALEFGARIAIDTDAHDPSHFDFLRFGVITARRGWAEAKDVLNTLPADEVIARK; encoded by the coding sequence ATGAAAAACAAGCTCGTCGCACGCATCCTCTACGAGATCGCGGATCTCCTCGAGCTGGAAGGAGTTCCCTTCAAGCCGCGCGCCTACCGCAGGGCGGCGCAGGCGGTGGAGTCCTGCTCCACCCCGATCGAGGATCTCGTCGCCGCAGGGAAGCTGAGTGAGCTACCCGGAGTGGGAAAGGCGATCGCGGACAAGATCGAGGAGATCGTGAAGACAGGCAAGCTGGCATATCACGAGGAGCTGAAGAAGAAGCTTCCGATCGATCTGTACTCCCTCACCCGGGTAGACGGGGTCGGCCCGAAGACGGCGAAGCTCCTGTACGAGGCGTTAGGAGTGCGCAACTTGGATGACCTCGAGCGAGCGGCACGCGCCGGGAAGATCCGGGAGATCAAGGGACTGGGGAAAAAGACCGAGGAAAAAATCCTGCGCGGTCTGGCTGAGGCACGGCGCACCGAGGCGCGGATGCCCCTTGGGCACGCCTACCCGATTGCGGACGAGCTGCGGCGGCGTCTGCGGAAGACCGGCCTGTTCACGCGGCTGGAGGTCGCTGGATCGCTGCGGCGGGGGATGGAGACGATCGGCGATCTTGACATCCTCGGGACCGCGTCCGATCCAAATGCGGCTGCGGCGGCGTTCGTCGGGCTTCCCGACGTCGAGGAAGTCATCGCCCACGGGCCGAAGAAGTCGTCGGTGCGATTGTCGAGCGGGCTGCAGGTCGACCTGCGGATCGTCCCGGAGGAATCGTTCGGAGCGGCGCTCCAGTACTTCACCGGATCCAAGGCGCATGATATCGCGTTGCGCGCTCGAGCCGTTGCCCGCGGGTGGAAGCTGAATGAATACGGACTGTTCGACGAAGGGGGAAAGGTCCTGGCCAGGAAGACCGAGGCCGAGATCTACGCGCGGCTCGGCCTTTCGTTCATTCCCCCGGAGCTGCGCGAGGATCAGGGCGAGATCGCTGCCGCGGAAGCGGGCAACCTACCCAAGCTCGTGGAACAATCCGATATCCGCGGTGATCTGCATGTCCACACCGACTGGTCCGACGGCAGGGCTCCGCTCGCAGTGATGGTCGCGGAGGCGAGAAAGCGCGGACTTTCCTACATCGCGGTCACCGACCACGCCAAGTTCTCCCAGATGATCCCCGGACTCACTCCGGACGAGATCCGCCGGCAGATCGAGGAGATCGCTCGGCTGAACGGAGAGCTCGACGGGTTTCGGATCCTCACCGGGATCGAGGCGAACATCCTTCCCGATGGCTCACTCGACCTTCCGAACGAGGTCCTGCGCGAGCTCGACATCGTGATCGCTGCCGTCCACTCCCACTTTCACCTTGATCGAGACGCGATGACCGCCCGGTTGATCCGCGCGGTGGAGAACGAGCACGTCTCCATCCTCGCTCATCCCACCGGCCGCAAGATCGGAGAGCACCCGGCGTACGATGCCGATTGGGATGAGGTCTTCCGCCATGCCGCCCAGGCCGGAACCGCTCTCGAGATAAACGCCAATCCGATCCGCCTCGACCTCAATGGAACCCTCGTCCGCCGGGCGCTCGAATTCGGAGCCCGCATTGCGATCGACACCGATGCCCACGATCCGTCCCACTTTGACTTCCTCCGCTTCGGGGTGATCACCGCCCGCCGCGGCTGGGCGGAGGCAAAAGATGTCCTCAACACGCTCCCGGCGGACGAGGTCATTGCGAGAAAGTAG